Below is a genomic region from Cloeon dipterum chromosome 2, ieCloDipt1.1, whole genome shotgun sequence.
TGCAGTAGTCCATTGCGGAGTACATGTCAAGTAATCTTTTTGTGTCGTCAAACGTGATCCGttgaaaagcagcaaaaatactGTCCATTGCCAAATTTCCATCAATGAACTGGAGGATCAattattaatgattaaaatgatttatttttatttggtccCACGAACCAATCCCGTTCCCTCGCCGTAACATTTCAAGAAGCATTTTTCTCGTAATTCGTCTGGCGTTGAATTAAACAGGGCTTTTACTTCACCTTTGTAAGAAATGATttggtattttaaataatttttaaatgaaaaaattatacttcTCGTCAGTTTAAACTCGGCAGCACATTCTCTTTCAACAGCGTCCAATAAAGACGGAATTTGGGCTCTCccctgtttaaattaattattttgggtcttttaaattaataattttaaaaacctcgCAAACGTATCTCATCTTTGTGTTGCACAATTCATCGTGCAGAAGTCCGTCTGAGGAAACGGCCAGACAAGTTCCGTTTGAGGTTGACAAATCGGGCTGTTCACTCGCCcatcttattaaaataaatatgaaaaatgaattaaaatccttaaaatttaCCTAGCATTATCGCGGACAAGTCTGTTTGTGGAGCAGAAACCGAAATTCTTCTTGCATCCTTGGTCTGTGGCTGCGGTCCAGAATTTCTCCCCTCGGATGCTTGCATCTgggccaaaatttaaataaaaacagtctttgatgaagtttgtgttgacaccaatcgattcttgggGGTAGAATTAAGTAAAGAGGATGTTTTTCGCGACCAataagtgcagcgcgacgtgcgaactttttcccgccaaaacaatttgaacgaataagcgaggactgcgcatgcgtcagagctagCTGGTTTTGACAatgaagtcattcgtacatgCAGTCTCTCTGCGAGTGCTTAAACCAGCATTAAACcagcatgcgcagttctcgcagtcatattattttggcgggaaaaaaggttcgcacgttgcgctgcactttttgggcggaaaaatatccactttaactaatttgaccctcaagaatcgattggtgcgctcagaaacttcatcaaagacggtctttaatataaaaatttcattaaaaaatatttccaactgTTAAAAGCGCCGACGAGAATCGAGTACATGACTTCTTGATGCAGACTCAGCAGTTTCAATCCCACGGCACAACAAGCCGCAAGCGATTCTACAAACTGACTcaatatttgtgaaaattaaaagaatttctttAATAAGTAAGCAACGCACAGTTTTTGTATCACTGGGGTAACTTATCATGAAGAGGCGTGTATCGTTTGTAACCCAAATTCCGGATTTTGATGGATctagattaaattaaagaattaaaatcccGTTTGCGTGAATTGATGTAAAATATACCTATCAAAACCTTGGTTGCTTTGTCTGCCAACGTTTTAAAAAGAGCGTCCTGTTATAATAAAccgttaaattttctttttgggttattatttaaaaaataactcttttCCTGCAAGTGTAAACTGGGCAAACTGGTGAATCACAAGTTTTTGGAATTATCGGTCCCtatatacaattaaattaggtataaattaattttgatcatatttatcaaacaaaaacttcGAACCTGGCAAGAGAGGCCGCTGACCAGTCCGCAATTGCTGTCCAAAAGATATAGCATGTTGGTTGCTCTGCCAAATTCCATCCGGACGCAGTTTTCTGAAGCATTTTTTACGTAATTTGGCTCACCTCCGCTTCCCCAATTTCTAGTAATATTTGCTCCACTGCTGCACCAATAATATGAGGAAACGACTTCCTCCGTCTTTCTCAAACCAAAAGTCCAATAATATCTGCTGAATCTATTCCTATagtcttgaattttttattaatttaagacgTTAGTAAAGTTTTgcctttatttataattaccaTCATCTCCAATTAGAGAATTTATACACTTGACGTCTGTTGCAAGCTCCAAATCGATCGGCGTCATTCCGATTTTGCAACACTCCTCAACATTTTGCTCCCAATTaaccttgaaaattattcatgacttgattttttgtgttttaaattaattaaaaataatttacgaaTCTTCTGCCAAAGAGGAACAGCTTTCCACACATTTCCACCCAAAATCCGTATGAACCCAAATCTAAATCAATGTTCCtattcaaatttgtaattagaAGCGTTTGTTTGACTATTAACCTTTTAATGAGCCGTCCAGATTGAACCGAGACATcttttgttaattgttttattttttatgcaattattCAATCAGATTTTAAACGAACCTCTTTGTTGCACGATGGAGGGCATGTTGGGAACACCTTTTAAGACAGGatttagtaataattaaaGTGAAAAGATAGATAATTTTCACCATTGGAGCTTTAGTTTCAGGAACTTTCCACGGGGGAATGAACAACTTTTTAGTAGTTGttgactttgaaaaattatcagattgagaaataatttttcgtgtGAAATTTACCAACAATGGAGGTGCCACAGTCGTACTGTCACTGGTTACCTCAATGCTAAACTGTTTGTTTGGAGTAGACAACATAGTCtgcgaaataatttgtttaagaAAGGTAGACACGCGCAGTTGCGGAAAGCTCGATCGACTGAATTCGTGTGATTAACACAGacaatacatattataaaatatgcatttttgacgaggtttctgagcacatCAGTCGactcttgagggtcgaattagggacagtgaaaattttttccgaccaaaattCAGCGCGACGTGAGAttattttcccgccaaaacaatatggaCATATATGCGAtaaatgcgcatgcgtcaagaGCTGGCTGAATGTGATAAAGAAGTCGTTCGTATAGGCggtctctgcaagtgctccaatcagctctcacgcatgcgcacttatCGCATATGTGtccatattgttttggcgggaaaaatatcacttttaccTGATTTGACCgacaggaatcgattggtgtgctcagaaacttcgtctcTTAATGGTTTGTCCTGTTTTTTGCTCGATTTCGATTcctttttatcatatttcaaCGGAATATGTTTATAATCTAAGGTAGAACTGAAATTTTCTTATGAAAAAGGTTagaaaaatttaccaaagTAGTCGAAGTTGCAGATTGATGGGCAACATTAGGAAAAGCAGTAGTTTTTATCTGTAaaacaatacattttttcatacgAATAGGTacaagaatttttgaaatatcgaATTCGTGCCAGACATATCGTTCTCATCCGCAGGAAACGGGAATAAAACACAGCGTCAGCACATTCATTTTCTCGTGACTCATTTGAAACAAGTTGGAAAACGGTGCATAAAAACGGCAAGTGGATgtcattttcaatattaaattattttttaagcaaatttagaaaaaaatctaaccTCAACGGTTGTAGTCATGGGATGGACGGGGATATTCGTTTCAGTTCTTATAATTTCGGTTTCATAATTTCCTTCAGCCTGTAATTTTAGCACGTTATAATTATCTAGGTAATTCGTCGCTCAACAAAGTTCACATTAGTGTTCGCAATCGTTAACACCTCGCGTCGAGCCGTGGGAAACGTTACAGCCCCATCCGGTTGCTGCAAAAatgagtgaaatttttttattttaatattacatcaTGAAAATACTGAGTCAGTCGTAGTTTTAGTTTCGCTATTAAGCTGGAGAGATGCGAGTTCTCCAGATATTGACTCGGTTGTGACATCAAAAGTCTGTATTAAATTGTTATAGAATTGATTAATTCATCATTCAAGCAACTCTCGTCTCGCCTCTTTTTCCGGAATATTCACGAGAGACGGACTGGCGGTGGACGAATCTTTCCTtgtcttaaaattcaattgtatttattttattttaaattagtataaATAACCGCAATAAAAACTTACAGTCACTGATTGTGAGGGAGTTTTTGCAGTCCGTCTTCTTGCAAGGGAAGAGTTATTCGATTTCGGATTGATGCAAGAATTTTTTCCGCagcatttaattataaaattatttctcctgTTCTTACTGCGTTGctctgtaaatttaaaatttaattccaactgGAAATtgcgcaattaaaaaatactttttttaaatttgttgcccTCTGCGCagatctgaaataaatttatgtgaaaAATAGGGTTTTTTGTTCAATACTGTTACCATGAGCACAAGAACGAGAATTATTGCTGTTTTGCATCCAAAATTCATGATGAATTCAGCAGCTGATAGTCTCACTTTTTCCCAACAGCGACCACAGCATCGCTTTTCTGCTTTCCATCTGTAAGCGGATGAATGTTTCAGCTTCCTGTGAAGCTTGCGTGGTGGTGGTATCGGTGACTTTCAGCACATGAAGTggggaaataataataaataaattattgctgtttatttttccataaataatatactttgttttcaatagttaaatatttaaaacttaaaagccTTCTTTCttctgtttttattgattAGCACCTGAAAATCTTCAGGATTTACCAGGTctcttgcaaaaaaatctgaaaaccCTCAAATAATCCGAAAAATCATTGCTTCACGAGTTGTGATTaagagtttgaattttaacaaatttgttcCATATACTGTCATCCCATGATGCTTAGTTTGTGTGCGCGGTGCTGCAGTGGCCGCAATTCTGACGGAAGTTTCGAAACAAAAACTACGCGGGTACGCGGCTACTGCCATACTTTCATGCAAACCAAGGCTAAAACTCGATCCTGTTGAAACGTACCGCTGATGAAcagaaaaatgcaacatttttttaaaaattgatgtaaaATGTATAACTTtgaaggaataaaaatcagtttgtatttcaccttttaatttttatttcgaattgaAACATTAGTTTGTCGATCGCCTGACTAAAACACACCGTTCTTAGATATTTAAAGCTAATAACGTACAAACaatgtaattaatattatttatctacTATTATATGATACCAACAATAACGCAATAGCATATACCAGCAAATcgaatcattaaaaatttatattttaaagttgaCGAATTTACATGAAAACATAAACAGCAGCGGAAACAACCATATCTGCATAATTTCGCTGTTATCCGGAAAGATTTTTTGGAGTGGATGGAGAGTGTAAGAGCAAATACATTCGATTAGTAAATTTACacgagttaaatttattttacaagggCCTGACACACTGTTAAAACCGTTCAGTGATCAAGAGTTCCGAGTCCTCTGATCCgcacatgaaaaataataaagattatCCAAATTAAGAAGTTAATTAAGAGAAAAAGGGCTTAAGAATGCATaatttgcctcatttttcTATTGCGCAGGCATACAAGCGTTCTGCGCACGC
It encodes:
- the LOC135936163 gene encoding uncharacterized protein LOC135936163 → MLSTPNKQFSIEVTSDSTTVAPPLLSTTTKKLFIPPWKVPETKAPMVFPTCPPSCNKEMSRFNLDGSLKDLGSYGFWVEMCGKLFLFGRRFVNWEQNVEECCKIGMTPIDLELATDVKCINSLIGDDDYRNRFSRYYWTFGLRKTEEVVSSYYWCSSGANITRNWGSGGEPNYVKNASENCVRMEFGRATNMLYLLDSNCGLVSGLSCQGPIIPKTCDSPVCPVYTCRKRDALFKTLADKATKVLIDPSKSGIWVTNDTRLFMISYPSDTKTFVESLAACCAVGLKLLSLHQEVMYSILVGAFNNASIRGEKFWTAATDQGCKKNFGFCSTNRLVRDNARWASEQPDLSTSNGTCLAVSSDGLLHDELCNTKMRYVCEGRAQIPSLLDAVERECAAEFKLTRSEVKALFNSTPDELREKCFLKCYGEGTGLFIDGNLAMDSIFAAFQRITFDDTKRLLDMYSAMDYCTNSSKGMDECDKCGSLLNCGQENSPEEFEEFVETVQLTITESPLILPPVKGVCPEYECIKKPDQVKLLATAKNFTRFIGQAVVLPFVLQLTVVCNKKFYVFATNVERTLSRNLAFCCDRGYRMATIDTKEKYDCMVQNRITTFLNLPPGTTFAVGATRLGKLDRPSWCYSDTEFDFNLAEDFVSNDTLETNYGIAISFEPPLIMKAYETSLHVVCEK